A genomic region of Catalinimonas niigatensis contains the following coding sequences:
- the purN gene encoding phosphoribosylglycinamide formyltransferase produces MKNIAVFASGSGTNAEKIFEKFQNHPQVRVRLLLSNNPKAGVIARAANFDIQVCVFDKSILFHTDDIVTTLKEAEIDLIVLAGFLLKVPENLLRAYPNRIVNIHPALLPKYGGKGMYGRHVHEAVVAAKEKQSGISIHLCNEHFDEGKMIFQASCELSSDDSPEDVAAKVQKLEHQHYPEVVEELVLQLK; encoded by the coding sequence ATGAAAAACATCGCGGTGTTTGCGTCAGGTAGTGGTACCAATGCAGAGAAAATATTTGAGAAGTTTCAGAACCATCCTCAGGTCAGGGTACGTTTGCTACTTTCCAACAATCCTAAGGCTGGAGTCATTGCCAGAGCTGCTAATTTTGATATACAGGTGTGTGTATTTGACAAAAGCATACTGTTTCATACCGACGATATCGTCACCACACTGAAAGAAGCTGAAATTGATTTGATTGTCCTGGCTGGATTCCTGCTCAAAGTTCCGGAAAACCTTCTAAGAGCTTATCCCAACCGTATCGTAAATATACATCCGGCACTTTTGCCCAAATATGGAGGCAAAGGAATGTATGGCAGGCATGTACATGAAGCGGTAGTGGCGGCTAAAGAAAAGCAGTCGGGTATATCCATCCATCTGTGCAATGAACATTTTGATGAAGGTAAAATGATTTTTCAGGCAAGCTGTGAGCTATCTTCTGATGACAGCCCGGAAGATGTGGCAGCTAAAGTACAAAAGCTGGAACATCAGCATTATCCCGAGGTAGTAGAGGAACTGGTGCTGCAACTGAAATAA
- a CDS encoding pyridoxal-phosphate dependent enzyme: protein MQPTFQNIQEAAQRIAPLIHRTPVLSSESVNHISGAQLFFKCENFQKAGAFKMRGAANAVLSLSDEEAARGVATHSSGNHGQALAKAAQSRGIKAYIVMPETAPSVKKKAVAGYGAEIIMCKPTLQAREDTLAEVVKRTGAEFIHPYNDERVICGQGTAAMELIEDTTALDIVMAPVGGGGLLSGTAITTHAMLPQAQVIAGEPQGADDAYRSLQAGKILPSESPNTIADGLLTSLGTKTFPIIQELVSEIITVSDEEIMAALRLIWERMKIIIEPSCAVPLAAVLQQKEKFAGKKIGIILTGGNVDLEALLSKF, encoded by the coding sequence ATGCAACCTACATTTCAAAATATTCAGGAGGCAGCCCAACGCATTGCGCCTCTTATCCATCGTACGCCTGTGCTGAGCAGTGAAAGTGTGAATCACATCAGCGGAGCACAGCTTTTCTTCAAATGCGAAAATTTCCAGAAGGCCGGTGCTTTTAAGATGCGGGGCGCTGCCAATGCAGTACTTTCTCTAAGTGATGAGGAAGCAGCGCGAGGCGTAGCAACACATTCCTCCGGCAACCACGGGCAGGCTCTGGCAAAGGCAGCACAAAGCCGGGGTATCAAAGCCTATATTGTAATGCCCGAAACAGCCCCATCAGTTAAAAAAAAGGCAGTGGCTGGCTATGGCGCAGAGATTATCATGTGTAAGCCGACATTGCAGGCCAGGGAAGATACGCTGGCTGAAGTAGTGAAAAGAACGGGCGCGGAGTTCATCCATCCTTACAATGATGAGCGGGTGATTTGCGGACAAGGTACGGCAGCGATGGAATTGATAGAAGATACTACAGCATTGGATATTGTAATGGCTCCGGTAGGAGGAGGAGGTCTACTCAGCGGAACAGCCATCACTACACATGCCATGCTTCCTCAGGCACAAGTCATTGCCGGAGAGCCTCAAGGCGCAGATGATGCGTATCGCTCATTACAAGCTGGTAAAATTCTTCCTTCCGAATCGCCCAACACCATTGCAGATGGGTTACTGACTTCGCTGGGCACCAAAACTTTTCCCATCATTCAGGAACTGGTTTCAGAAATAATCACTGTTAGTGATGAGGAAATTATGGCTGCTTTGAGACTCATCTGGGAAAGAATGAAAATCATCATAGAACCTTCCTGTGCCGTTCCTCTGGCAGCCGTTTTACAACAGAAAGAAAAATTTGCCGGTAAAAAAATAGGTATCATCCTCACAGGAGGCAATGTAGACCTGGAGGCTTTACTGAGTAAATTTTAG
- the polA gene encoding DNA polymerase I: protein MNSSSKKLFLLDAMALIYRAHFAFSKNPRINSKGINTSAAFGFTNALFEVLTKEKPTHIAVAFDTSAPTFRHKQYEAYKANRQEQPEDVRVAIPIVKEIVRAFDIPVLELDGYEADDIIGTIAKRASCEEFTVYMMTPDKDYAQLVEDCVFLYKPAFMGNGVEVLGVPEVLAKFDIDRVEQVTDILGLQGDSVDNIPGIPGIGAKTASKLLKEFGSVEGVIANVGQLKGKQKEKVMEFAEQGILSKHLATIKIDVPVDFHAETFSYNGPNEEAIRKVFQELEFRALTRRVLGDPAEQTGNTGGQTNLFDTPALEETAQKLAEQAIDLKTLTEVKHDYQLVDTAEKRKKLISELEKQEAFCFDTETDSLDVLTTHLVGLAISFKKRTAFYVPCPEDQTETQAIVDEFKPLLEDKKKLIIAQNLKFDMLVLRKYGVEIQGAIFDTMIAHYLLDPETSHGMDVMAENYLGYKPVPIESLIGKKGKNQSNMRDVPLEEVTEYAGEDADVTLQLKETFGKVIDKDKKLSKLFYEVELPLIPVLAAMEYEGVRIDTAALEELSAELTKDLVEIEKNIFEMAGVEFNIGSPKQLGEILFDKMKLVDKPKKTKSGQYATGENILSVLATEHEIARKILDFRELVKLKNTYVDALPKLISDYDGRIHTSYNQAVASTGRLSSTNPNLQNIPIRTPKGQLIRKAFVPRNEDFLLMSADYSQVELRIMASFSQDESMIEAFRLGRDIHATTAAKIFNVKLEEVTADMRRKAKTANFGIIYGVSSFGLAQQLSIPRGEASEIIKAYFKEFPSVKNYMDTAIRQAQEKQYVETVMGRRRYLRDINSRNPTVRGYAERNAINAPIQGTAADMIKIAMVNIHRWMQQEKLKSRMIMQVHDELIFDVHHSETEKVKSAVIDLMKNALPLEVPMEVEADIAKNWLEAH, encoded by the coding sequence ATGAATTCAAGCAGTAAAAAACTCTTTTTACTGGATGCTATGGCACTTATTTATCGTGCTCACTTTGCCTTCAGTAAAAATCCCCGCATTAATTCCAAAGGCATCAATACCAGCGCAGCTTTCGGGTTTACCAATGCACTTTTTGAGGTGCTTACCAAAGAAAAACCTACTCATATAGCAGTAGCTTTTGATACCAGTGCCCCTACCTTTCGGCATAAACAATATGAAGCCTACAAGGCAAACCGTCAGGAGCAACCGGAAGATGTGCGGGTAGCCATTCCCATTGTCAAAGAGATTGTCCGTGCCTTTGATATACCAGTGCTGGAACTGGATGGGTACGAAGCTGATGACATTATTGGTACCATTGCCAAAAGAGCGTCCTGCGAAGAATTTACTGTTTATATGATGACGCCAGACAAAGATTATGCGCAACTGGTAGAAGATTGTGTGTTTTTGTACAAACCAGCTTTTATGGGTAATGGGGTAGAAGTATTGGGTGTGCCCGAAGTGTTGGCAAAATTTGATATTGACAGGGTAGAACAAGTCACGGATATTTTAGGCTTGCAGGGCGACTCAGTGGATAATATCCCTGGCATACCCGGAATTGGCGCTAAAACAGCTTCCAAGCTGTTGAAAGAGTTTGGTTCAGTAGAAGGAGTAATAGCCAATGTAGGCCAGCTTAAAGGCAAGCAGAAAGAAAAGGTGATGGAGTTTGCTGAACAGGGTATACTTTCTAAACATTTAGCGACTATCAAAATTGATGTGCCCGTAGATTTTCATGCAGAGACTTTTAGCTATAACGGCCCCAATGAAGAAGCCATCCGCAAAGTCTTTCAGGAACTGGAATTTCGTGCCCTGACCCGCCGGGTACTGGGTGATCCTGCTGAGCAAACGGGTAACACTGGTGGACAGACCAATCTATTTGATACGCCTGCCTTGGAGGAAACAGCCCAAAAGCTGGCCGAACAAGCCATTGACCTGAAGACACTCACTGAAGTAAAGCATGATTACCAACTGGTAGATACGGCCGAAAAAAGAAAAAAACTGATCAGCGAGCTGGAAAAACAGGAAGCTTTCTGCTTTGATACCGAAACAGATAGCCTGGATGTATTGACGACCCATCTGGTGGGGTTGGCCATTTCTTTTAAAAAAAGAACGGCTTTTTATGTGCCCTGCCCTGAAGATCAGACAGAAACCCAGGCGATTGTGGATGAGTTTAAGCCGCTGCTGGAAGATAAGAAAAAGTTAATCATCGCTCAGAATCTTAAGTTTGATATGCTGGTGCTCAGGAAGTATGGGGTAGAAATTCAGGGTGCGATCTTCGATACCATGATCGCACATTACCTGCTTGATCCCGAAACCAGTCATGGCATGGATGTGATGGCAGAGAATTACCTGGGTTACAAGCCGGTGCCCATAGAAAGCCTGATCGGGAAAAAAGGGAAAAATCAAAGCAATATGCGTGATGTTCCTTTGGAAGAGGTGACTGAATATGCGGGTGAAGATGCGGATGTCACTTTGCAACTGAAAGAAACTTTTGGGAAGGTGATTGATAAGGATAAAAAGCTTAGCAAGCTTTTTTACGAAGTAGAACTACCACTCATTCCGGTGTTGGCAGCGATGGAATATGAGGGGGTTAGAATAGATACTGCTGCTTTGGAAGAATTGTCGGCAGAGCTGACCAAAGATCTGGTAGAAATAGAGAAGAACATTTTTGAGATGGCCGGAGTAGAATTCAATATCGGTTCTCCCAAGCAGCTCGGTGAAATTCTCTTCGACAAAATGAAGCTGGTTGACAAACCTAAAAAAACCAAATCAGGACAGTATGCCACCGGGGAAAATATTTTATCAGTACTGGCTACTGAACATGAGATTGCCCGTAAGATCCTTGACTTTCGCGAGTTGGTAAAGTTGAAAAACACCTACGTGGATGCGTTGCCCAAGCTGATCAGCGACTACGATGGACGTATTCATACTTCTTATAATCAGGCGGTAGCCTCTACCGGAAGGTTGAGCTCTACCAATCCTAACCTGCAAAATATTCCCATCCGCACGCCCAAAGGACAACTTATCCGCAAAGCCTTTGTGCCTCGTAATGAAGATTTCCTGTTGATGTCGGCAGATTATTCTCAGGTAGAACTGCGTATCATGGCCTCTTTCTCGCAAGATGAAAGTATGATAGAAGCTTTTCGGCTGGGCAGAGACATCCATGCCACTACCGCTGCCAAGATTTTCAATGTGAAGCTGGAAGAGGTGACCGCTGATATGCGCCGCAAGGCAAAAACTGCCAACTTTGGCATTATCTACGGTGTTTCATCATTTGGACTTGCTCAGCAGCTGAGCATTCCCCGGGGAGAAGCTTCCGAAATTATCAAAGCTTATTTTAAAGAGTTTCCCAGTGTCAAAAATTATATGGATACGGCAATCAGACAGGCACAGGAGAAACAGTATGTAGAAACTGTAATGGGACGCCGACGCTATCTGCGTGATATCAATTCGCGTAATCCTACCGTAAGGGGATATGCAGAGCGCAACGCCATCAATGCTCCCATCCAGGGCACTGCAGCAGACATGATCAAGATTGCCATGGTGAATATCCACCGCTGGATGCAGCAGGAAAAGCTGAAGTCGCGCATGATCATGCAGGTACACGACGAATTGATTTTTGATGTACATCATTCGGAAACAGAAAAAGTAAAAAGTGCTGTCATAGATCTGATGAAAAATGCTTTGCCCCTGGAAGTGCCAATGGAGGTGGAAGCAGATATTGCAAAAAACTGGCTGGAAGCTCACTAA
- a CDS encoding SLBB domain-containing protein: MSLKKILSGIIVCLLYTFQPAAAQSNLLEQDLSKIQVDQLSDAQIRQLAKAADDRSLSDQQIESTAIIRGMPRSEVSKLMNRLRAVKLQSNSQSRQNNRSRTNPQDSTRLNTDERIVDSALSLLTKEERKVFGMELFNNRNITFEPSLSIATPKNYQVGTGDELIVNIWGASQQTYALEVSREGTVTIDNLGPIYVNGLTVEAASERIVNRLTEIYSGLRAFGERGPNTFAEVSLGRVRSIQVTIVGEVRKPGTYTLPSLASAFNALYLSGGPTFIGSFRNIEIVRNNQVISTLDVYDYLVRGASTQHINLQDQDIIRVVPYDTRLELQGEIKRPGYYEMQEDETLAEAIRFSGGFTDKAYTHRLKVVRKTDRAKRIEDLSGEALNDFLPQNGDLVKVDSILDRFENRVEILGAVFRTGIYELQEGMTLKDLVKKAEGLREDAFTTRALVYRKGEDLTTEVLSVNLRNILTEREPSIALQREDIVRIFSIFDLEEEYDVKIKGEVQAPGEFSYMRGMTLEDLIAMAGGFKESASQARIEVARRITKNEAIEDGVAATFENIQMADIYRFSVDENLSLDPENATFELMPFDQVFVRKSPDYEVQQEIVVKGEVMYPGEYIITNKNERISDLIGRAGGLTSFTYLEGARLIRLNPDYYEALNKRKQEVLDSLKLSRMSRENNVTSETNTNVPQQEIYSQQLDSELLTTLAASKVRMGKTNAIGIDLQKILENPKSKFDLILLPGDTLEVPKELQTVRMNGQLLYPSSTRYDRSKGFKHYISEAGGFSRQADKKRAYIVYANGSVDRTGSFLFFKDYPKVKPGAEIIVPTKPSNMGLSPQAWLGLGSGIATLTLTIITILNRIDSN, translated from the coding sequence ATGTCATTAAAAAAAATTCTTTCAGGCATTATCGTTTGCCTGCTATACACCTTCCAACCAGCAGCCGCACAAAGCAACTTACTGGAACAAGATCTTAGCAAGATCCAAGTAGATCAATTATCAGATGCTCAAATCAGACAACTGGCCAAGGCAGCTGATGACCGTAGTCTTTCTGATCAGCAAATTGAGTCTACAGCTATTATACGGGGCATGCCTCGTAGCGAAGTAAGTAAGCTTATGAACCGGTTGCGTGCGGTAAAATTGCAAAGCAATTCGCAATCCAGGCAGAATAATAGGTCTAGAACAAACCCTCAGGATAGTACGCGCCTGAATACTGATGAGCGTATCGTTGACAGTGCCCTGAGTTTACTAACTAAGGAAGAACGGAAAGTATTTGGCATGGAGCTTTTTAATAACCGGAATATCACCTTCGAACCCAGCCTGAGCATTGCTACTCCCAAAAACTACCAGGTGGGTACTGGAGACGAGCTTATTGTAAACATATGGGGTGCTTCACAACAGACTTACGCATTGGAGGTAAGCCGGGAAGGCACAGTAACGATTGATAATCTAGGTCCCATATATGTCAATGGATTAACGGTAGAAGCTGCCTCAGAGAGGATAGTCAATCGTCTGACAGAAATATACTCCGGTCTGCGTGCTTTTGGAGAAAGAGGCCCCAATACGTTTGCAGAAGTATCTCTGGGACGAGTAAGAAGTATCCAGGTAACCATAGTAGGAGAAGTGCGCAAGCCTGGTACTTATACCTTACCATCCCTCGCTTCTGCGTTCAACGCTTTGTATCTTTCGGGAGGCCCGACTTTTATTGGCTCCTTCAGGAATATCGAGATTGTCAGAAACAATCAGGTAATCTCAACCTTGGATGTATACGACTATCTGGTGCGGGGGGCTTCTACCCAGCACATTAATTTACAGGATCAGGATATCATTCGCGTAGTACCATATGATACTCGTCTTGAATTACAGGGAGAAATTAAGCGCCCGGGCTACTATGAGATGCAAGAAGATGAAACTTTGGCTGAAGCCATTCGCTTTAGTGGTGGTTTTACGGATAAAGCTTATACGCACCGACTTAAGGTAGTAAGAAAAACAGATAGAGCTAAAAGAATAGAAGACCTCAGTGGTGAGGCGTTGAATGATTTTCTCCCTCAAAACGGAGATCTTGTCAAAGTAGACTCAATTCTGGATAGATTCGAAAACCGGGTTGAAATCCTGGGAGCTGTCTTTCGTACTGGCATTTATGAATTGCAGGAAGGTATGACGTTAAAGGATCTGGTAAAGAAAGCAGAAGGGCTAAGAGAAGATGCGTTTACTACACGTGCCCTTGTCTACCGCAAAGGAGAAGATCTTACTACCGAGGTACTCTCGGTCAATCTCCGAAATATACTTACTGAACGCGAGCCCAGTATCGCTTTACAAAGAGAAGATATAGTACGTATATTTTCCATTTTTGATTTAGAAGAAGAATATGATGTAAAGATCAAAGGGGAAGTGCAGGCACCAGGCGAATTCAGTTATATGCGTGGAATGACACTGGAAGATCTTATTGCTATGGCAGGTGGGTTCAAAGAATCCGCTTCTCAGGCCAGGATAGAAGTTGCCCGTAGAATAACAAAGAATGAAGCAATTGAAGACGGAGTAGCCGCTACTTTTGAAAACATCCAGATGGCTGATATCTATCGCTTTAGTGTAGACGAAAATTTAAGCCTTGACCCTGAAAATGCTACTTTTGAACTAATGCCCTTTGATCAGGTGTTTGTGAGGAAATCACCGGACTATGAGGTACAACAAGAAATTGTGGTGAAAGGAGAGGTCATGTATCCAGGGGAGTATATTATTACCAATAAGAATGAACGCATATCTGACCTTATTGGTAGAGCAGGAGGATTGACTAGTTTTACTTATCTTGAAGGAGCACGTCTGATCAGGCTTAACCCTGATTATTATGAGGCCTTAAATAAACGGAAGCAAGAAGTGTTAGATTCTTTGAAACTATCTCGTATGAGTAGGGAAAACAATGTAACATCAGAAACTAATACAAATGTCCCTCAACAGGAAATCTATTCACAGCAGTTAGATTCTGAGTTGCTTACCACTTTGGCAGCATCTAAGGTAAGGATGGGGAAAACAAATGCTATAGGTATAGACCTTCAAAAGATACTGGAAAATCCTAAATCTAAGTTTGATTTAATTTTATTACCGGGAGATACTTTAGAGGTGCCTAAAGAGTTACAGACTGTACGCATGAATGGACAATTGTTGTATCCATCTTCAACAAGATATGATCGTTCTAAAGGATTCAAGCACTATATATCAGAAGCAGGTGGCTTTAGCCGGCAAGCTGATAAAAAGAGAGCGTATATTGTGTACGCTAATGGATCGGTGGATAGAACCGGAAGTTTCCTTTTTTTTAAAGATTACCCCAAAGTAAAGCCGGGAGCAGAGATTATTGTACCTACAAAACCTTCTAATATGGGTTTGTCTCCTCAGGCCTGGTTAGGCTTAGGAAGTGGCATAGCTACGCTAACTCTAACCATTATTACCATTCTAAACCGAATAGATAGTAACTAA
- a CDS encoding Wzz/FepE/Etk N-terminal domain-containing protein, whose translation METQEKAHKEEVPHKKSQKVSKSNIENIPHQLSSQDGEIDLVDLIKKVWAERSIVFISVGIFFLLGVFFALASPEEYTAKIVLMPQSANSSSSSNLASGVLRQFGISGVGGSGSGGTLNVSLYPEITASSEFCLDLMENSFYFSELDTTITLFTYFSNVENKPLTDQIKNYTLGLPKMIIKLPVNLIKKWNSASPEQRNNLQKALEEESKVPLETYDSTTTVSPSILKEYEPVHISNQQLAIVNELRQRITTTIQPNGMLEVTSTMPDPLVAAKSTELAVRYLTSYIKDYQIEKIEEDLAFIEKQYVEKQARYNQSQQNLARLRDRNSNLVTESARIELQRAQTEFDLAFNLYQSIAQQLEQARIKVQEETPSFKVLEPLQIPNSKSEPNEELIIFLFLFVGLVIGFSIIVFKILYNQFKHKFH comes from the coding sequence TTGGAAACTCAGGAAAAAGCGCATAAAGAAGAGGTACCTCATAAGAAATCACAAAAGGTATCAAAAAGTAATATAGAAAACATACCCCATCAGCTTTCTTCTCAGGATGGTGAGATAGATCTGGTGGATTTGATCAAGAAGGTTTGGGCAGAAAGAAGCATTGTTTTCATTTCAGTAGGGATCTTTTTTCTTTTGGGAGTTTTTTTCGCTTTGGCCAGCCCTGAAGAATATACTGCCAAGATTGTACTTATGCCTCAATCTGCAAACTCTTCTTCTTCAAGTAATCTTGCCTCCGGGGTATTAAGACAGTTTGGAATTAGTGGAGTAGGAGGCTCAGGGTCCGGGGGAACCCTGAATGTCAGCTTATATCCTGAAATCACTGCCAGTTCAGAGTTTTGTCTGGACCTGATGGAAAACTCTTTTTACTTTTCCGAATTAGATACTACTATTACTTTATTTACTTATTTCTCTAATGTAGAAAACAAACCACTCACCGATCAGATTAAAAATTATACACTTGGACTTCCCAAGATGATCATAAAGTTACCTGTTAATCTGATTAAGAAATGGAATAGTGCTTCACCCGAACAAAGGAATAATCTCCAAAAAGCGCTGGAAGAGGAGTCCAAAGTTCCCTTAGAAACTTATGATTCAACAACTACTGTATCACCGTCTATTTTGAAAGAATACGAGCCTGTTCATATTTCAAACCAGCAGCTTGCTATCGTAAATGAGCTTAGACAGCGCATTACAACTACTATTCAACCGAATGGAATGCTTGAGGTTACAAGTACGATGCCCGATCCGCTAGTTGCAGCAAAATCAACTGAATTGGCAGTTCGATATCTAACCAGCTATATTAAAGATTATCAGATAGAAAAAATTGAAGAAGATCTGGCTTTTATTGAAAAGCAATATGTAGAGAAGCAGGCAAGATATAACCAATCTCAGCAAAATCTTGCACGTTTAAGAGATCGTAATTCAAACCTAGTGACTGAAAGTGCCCGCATAGAACTACAAAGAGCCCAAACAGAATTTGATTTGGCCTTCAACTTATACCAAAGCATTGCTCAGCAACTTGAGCAAGCGAGAATAAAGGTACAGGAAGAAACACCTTCTTTTAAAGTACTGGAACCTTTACAGATTCCCAATAGTAAGAGTGAGCCTAACGAAGAGCTTATTATTTTTTTATTTCTTTTTGTAGGCTTAGTAATTGGTTTCAGTATTATAGTTTTTAAAATTTTGTACAACCAATTTAAACATAAATTTCATTGA
- the tviB gene encoding Vi polysaccharide biosynthesis UDP-N-acetylglucosamine C-6 dehydrogenase TviB, giving the protein MTSITNQRLAIIGLGYVGLPLAVEFGKEYQVVGFDVNHKRIQELREGKDNTDEVESEDFNQATGLTFTDHVADIKDCNIFIVTVPTPIDQFKKPDLTPLRKASETIGKVLKKNDIVIYESTVYPGCTEEDCVPLLEQYSGLVYNKDFYCGYSPERINPGDKEHRVHSIKKVTSGSTPEVAEKVDQLYQSIITAGTYKASSIRVAEAAKVIENAQRDINIAFVNELALIFDRMQIDTQEVLEAAGTKWNFLPFKPGLVGGHCIGVDPYYLTHKAESIGYHPQVILAGRRINDNMGSFVAHKVVKLLSQKGYAIKGAKVLMLGITFKENCPDIRNSRVIDIIHELQDFGVDVDVYDPLADSDEVYQEYGIELLAELSQAYDGIVMAVGHKPFLQLDLKKAKKEDGIIYDVKSILDKSLVDGKL; this is encoded by the coding sequence TTGACTTCTATAACTAACCAACGTTTAGCCATCATTGGCCTCGGCTATGTAGGCTTGCCCCTCGCTGTTGAGTTTGGGAAAGAATATCAGGTAGTAGGTTTTGACGTAAACCACAAAAGAATTCAGGAATTACGAGAAGGTAAAGATAATACCGATGAGGTGGAATCTGAAGATTTTAATCAGGCTACTGGTCTCACTTTTACTGACCATGTTGCTGATATCAAGGATTGCAATATTTTTATTGTTACTGTCCCCACCCCGATAGATCAATTCAAAAAGCCCGATCTTACCCCCTTACGGAAGGCTAGCGAGACTATAGGAAAGGTACTAAAGAAAAACGATATTGTCATTTATGAGTCCACAGTCTATCCAGGTTGTACGGAAGAGGATTGTGTGCCTCTCCTTGAGCAATACAGTGGCTTGGTTTATAATAAAGATTTCTACTGCGGCTACTCACCGGAGCGGATCAATCCTGGTGACAAAGAACATCGGGTACATTCTATCAAAAAAGTAACTAGCGGCAGTACTCCAGAAGTTGCGGAAAAAGTTGACCAGCTCTATCAGAGTATTATTACCGCTGGTACATACAAAGCATCTTCCATTCGGGTTGCCGAAGCTGCCAAGGTAATTGAAAATGCACAGCGGGATATTAACATTGCTTTTGTCAATGAGTTGGCGTTGATTTTTGACCGTATGCAAATTGATACTCAGGAGGTACTGGAAGCTGCTGGCACTAAGTGGAATTTTCTACCTTTCAAGCCCGGGTTAGTCGGCGGGCATTGTATAGGGGTAGATCCTTATTATCTTACCCACAAAGCAGAAAGTATTGGCTATCACCCACAGGTAATTCTTGCCGGAAGAAGGATTAATGATAATATGGGTAGCTTTGTAGCCCACAAAGTAGTAAAATTACTTTCCCAAAAAGGTTATGCTATCAAAGGTGCCAAAGTACTTATGTTGGGTATTACTTTTAAAGAGAATTGCCCTGATATCAGAAATAGCAGGGTCATCGATATTATCCATGAACTTCAGGATTTTGGTGTGGATGTAGATGTTTATGATCCTTTGGCAGACTCTGATGAAGTTTATCAGGAATATGGTATAGAATTACTTGCTGAGCTCAGCCAGGCCTATGATGGCATAGTAATGGCAGTAGGCCATAAACCTTTTCTACAGCTTGACTTGAAAAAGGCAAAAAAGGAAGATGGAATCATTTACGATGTCAAAAGCATACTGGATAAGAGTCTGGTAGACGGTAAGCTATAA
- a CDS encoding NAD-dependent epimerase codes for MSQTKKILVTGAAGFIGFHLSQKLCQQGHTVVGIDNLNDYYDPNLKKARLELLKGLDGFSFHKVDLLEKERIDQLFATEKFHYVVNLAAQAGVRYSLVNPYAYIDANVTGFLNILEACRHYPVEHLIYASSSSVYGANTKMPFSVHHNVDHPVSLYAATKKSNELMAHTYSNLYHIPTTGLRFFTVYGPYGRPDMALFLFTKAILEDRPIDVYNNGEMKRDFTYVDDIVEGIVKLLPHIAAPNPKWDGEQPDAASSFVPYAIYNIGNNNPVKLMDFIGTLEQALGKEAQKNLMPIQDGDVPATFADVDSLIEDVGFKPATPLKDGIQKFVDWYRAYYNK; via the coding sequence ATGAGTCAAACAAAAAAAATCTTAGTCACCGGTGCTGCCGGTTTTATTGGTTTTCACCTTTCCCAAAAGCTTTGTCAGCAGGGCCATACCGTAGTAGGGATTGATAATCTTAATGATTACTACGATCCTAATCTTAAGAAAGCACGCCTTGAGCTCCTCAAGGGGCTTGATGGCTTTTCTTTTCATAAGGTAGATCTTCTGGAGAAAGAGCGTATAGATCAGCTTTTTGCCACAGAGAAATTTCATTATGTAGTAAATCTGGCGGCACAGGCAGGTGTACGTTACTCTCTGGTCAATCCTTATGCGTATATAGATGCTAATGTTACTGGCTTTCTGAATATTCTGGAAGCCTGCAGACACTATCCGGTAGAGCATTTGATTTATGCTTCTTCAAGTTCTGTGTATGGCGCTAATACTAAGATGCCTTTCTCCGTACATCACAATGTAGATCATCCGGTTTCTTTGTATGCAGCCACCAAGAAATCTAATGAGTTGATGGCTCATACCTATTCTAACTTATATCATATACCTACAACCGGCTTGCGCTTCTTTACTGTGTATGGGCCATACGGGCGTCCGGATATGGCCCTATTCCTCTTTACCAAAGCAATACTTGAGGATAGACCTATTGATGTATACAACAATGGTGAAATGAAACGAGACTTCACCTACGTAGATGATATTGTGGAAGGAATCGTCAAACTGTTGCCTCATATCGCAGCACCAAACCCTAAGTGGGATGGAGAGCAGCCTGACGCAGCCAGCAGTTTTGTGCCTTATGCCATTTACAACATTGGCAATAATAATCCGGTTAAGTTGATGGACTTTATCGGCACTTTGGAACAGGCTTTGGGTAAGGAAGCACAAAAGAACTTGATGCCTATACAGGATGGGGATGTACCAGCCACCTTCGCTGATGTAGATAGTTTAATTGAAGATGTAGGCTTTAAGCCTGCCACACCTTTGAAAGACGGAATACAGAAGTTTGTAGATTGGTACAGAGCATACTATAATAAGTAA